The genomic stretch CACCACTTAAACATTTGTAAACTCGACCCAAGCGGAGAGACATCCTGAAAGCATGGCTTGAAAGGTCGAGTAAAGTCACCGGAAAGCCGGCTCCACAGGCCAGGTGTTAAGTCTTAACCCATACTTTTGGGGAACACATAGCAAGGGGAAGGGGACTTTTTTATGTGAAAAACAAAGTTCGAGCCCAGGTTGCACATGTACAATCACAACTGGAGGACTTGCCACCATGCTACAAGCATGTTCTCCACAAGGCATTACGATCATCTATATGAAAGCAATACCGTAAATCCTAACTTTCTTATTGTTGCACATATGAAGTATCAAGTCTAGTGTAGAAAAAAGAATCGAACTATTTGTTCAATCTGTGGGCACTGATGATCATGCAATTGAGTCACTATTCATACATCAACAACCAATACAATACACTAAAGAAGCATCATCATATCTTTTTCTTTGTATTCTTCTTCATAAAAAAAGAACTACCAAAATATTAGATGTACAAGgggaccaaaaaaaaaaggaaaatgggaAAGGATAGCACAAAGTACATGTTATAACTAAGGAAATACCCATGTAATCCTCGGCAGCAATAAACCAACCAGTGAAGTAGGGACAAACATAAAGAACGCCAAATAAGGGTGAGCAAACCTGCATCCGTGCAATGAATATATAAGAATATAAATTTGATTAGTACTCccctctgtcccaaaatatTCTAGTTTTATCCCAAGTCAAACCATCTTCAGTTCGACTAAGCTTATAGAAAAGAATAAAACTTATGATATCAAATTAGTATTATTGGATCCATGTCAAATACATTTTCATAGTGTACTTCTTTGATGTAGTGAATGTTGATACTCTTCTATATAAACTTGGTCACACGTAATATAGTTTGGCATAGGACAGAACTATAAATGCTTATATttcaggacagagggagtaaacATAATAAAGAGAATGTTTCACTTCATGTGTTCTCAGAAAGTAGCATATAGAAAGCTCAGGATACTGTGGCAAATTTCACATTCATTCATAGGTCATTGCACATTCTAGCATGCATGTGAGAAAGCACCTTAAAGGCAAGACATTACGATGAAAATCACAGAGCAACACTCACTGCAAGCTCGTACTATATAGACTTGTAGATAAAAATGCATATACCCAACAGAAAACCTGTTATGGAAGGAAATGAAAATATCGACAAAATTGGTAGAAATGACATAAATGAGTGGAGGTGGATGCACATATCTAGAAGCAACACTGTCGCGACTGAGTAGTGTATGGACGCAAATCAGACCCTCAATACACCTTTCACATTCTAGAAGAACTATGAAACGCCTATTGACACCAAAAATTTCTAGAAAGATAAATAATTACCAATTCATTGCATTCTTTGTGAACAACAATCTTAATGCTGCTGCCCCAGCAGGGATAAATATGGCAAGGATGACACCAAATGCATGTAGTAACATTCCTGCAAACCATATGTGAGGAAATTATAGCTGGCCAGCACATTATTATACAGAATTATGTAATACAAAATTGCTTAGTGATAATGCTAGTATTTAATCAGTTTGCTTTTAGACAAAATATGGAATTATGTTGTCCATAAATCGTTTCCTGCGATTGAGCACTTCTCATAAAACTTCACAAATTGGAAATTTTATATATAACCCAAATTAAATGAAATATTATCTATAAAGCCAAAAGAAATATGTATGCATAAGTAAAGAAAAGATTTAGCTTCAGAACACTACGAGAAAGTTCAGCTTTTACCAGAAAATAGCATTCAAATATTTAGCCTAAGCAAATACCAAATGTAAATACACAATGATTGTGCTAAGGCCCTAGCTGTAAAGATGTCAATGCGTGACCTGGAAACTTTAAACTTGAGGGAGGACAAAAAGAATTATAATTGAATTTCGTAAAATTAGACTTCAGTGTTATATGTCAACTAATCATTTGACATTTCTCATCTCACATGAGTTTCTTTGAGTATGGGTTTATATATTTATGTCAGAGAGAAGTGTTTAAATCAAATTTTATACAACTAATCATTTGACATTTTGCTTCTCACATGAGTTTCTTTGAGTATGGCTTTATATATTTATGTCAGAGAGAAGTGTTTAAATCAATTTTTTTACAAATTATAATAAAAGAGCAGTATATTTGCAAACAGGTAGCCTggacaaatttaaattttaagtCCAGATACGTCTCATACTCCCTTCTACCTTCTTAAAAATCCTCCACCCTCGTACGCAAAAAGTAAAACAGTCAGATGTACATTTCAGTCACTTACCTCTTATTAAATCCAACAGAGTTACAGACCATGACATCAAGCTAATGTTCGGGAACTTCAGGAACAGtggtacaagaaaaaaaatggctaTTGGTAGACTGTGAAGAATCACAGAGACGTCACGAGAATAAAAAACCTGTATGtaggaaagaagaagaataaattTAATGACAATTCACAAGTAATGGCAGATACACATGGCATATGAAAAGTGGGAAAAGAAAACTTGTTCACATCCAAAAGGTGTTGCCCTCAAATTTGGAAGAACATAACTTACCAGGAACCAAGTCAAATAATCAAAAAAGACAGCTCGTGAATCCTCAATTCCATCCTTAGCAGCTTTACTGGATATTTCATTCTCTTTTAACAACATGGAATTTGTGAATGCCTTCACTAGGAGGAATAAATTTTCACCACGTGCTTGAATACTTCCAGGACTGGTACAGAAAAGATAATTCTACAATTATAATATCCCAtataaaatattagaaattcttCTTAGGACAATAGTTTAATACATACAGTAGATTCTCCAATGTATCATATGAAGTATGATAGAAATAACCACCCAGAACAAAGATAATATCGAGTCCTGGAATGTTGGTGATGTCTTCAGCAAATATCCTATAATCTGTATCACCTGGAATTATTCCAAACATATCCTGTATATCCGAAGCAATACGGACAAGATGGATTATACAGTACTAGACATTAAAAGATTGAGTGGTTGCAACATGTATCAAAGAACAACTCAGGATGAATCCAGCATCAGAAAAGAGCATCTTAACGATCTTAACAGAATATTCACATACAGATCACTATTGGGTTCAATAGTACACAGTTTATTTAGATCCCTAAGAGACATGAACCAGTGAGTTACAAAAAATTGCCTAATTGTGAAAAATTATTTTCTGCATGCTACTACGTCTCCTTTACTTGTCGATTTGGATGTTCTTTGACCATTTTTTCATAATATTCTCAGGACCTAGAGAGATTTTTTAAAAAGGCACAGGAAATGGGAATTTGGGGTCATTATATTCAATGACCCGCCCTTCTCTTTTCCCTCCTTTTCTGTACTTGCATTTACAATCTGGTGCCCTGTTTAACTACTTGCTCATTTACTGCCTCATTGGCCACTGACATGCTCACTGCCAGGCTATCCTATCTACCAAAACTCAAACAAAGCAAATTATTGTGATAAGGTTACAAAAACAGTTCTTAAGAATAGTTTACTCTCAGTCTCGGAAACTATTGGTAGAAATATGAATTGCTTGTAAACCTCAAAATAAGCTTCTATTTTTCCCTGAGCTTGGCTGACAGCTTATAGGCTAAAGCTAGGCCGAAAGACAAGAGCTAGAACAAGCATGAAAATAGCCTTATGAAAGGAAGCACATGAAATGAAGCAATAGCGAACAACCTAAATAAAGTATATGAACCCTTTTTCACAACTTATATAAGGAATGATGCAAGTTAACTAGTTAAAAAGCAAGAACCTGTGCGACGCTATTGGCCATAGGATACTTTGCAGTCTGAGCATAAACACGAGAAGGCCACGATCCAGGTCCAGATTGACAAACTAAATCTGGAGAGGAAAAGACAAATTGCTAGTGTAAGAGTCACATCTAAAATCAGCATAGTTGTCAAACAAGATTGATTTTTTAATATGCCTATGAAGTATGGTTGTCAGTGTCAACAAAAAAGCCATTAGTAGTTGTACCTTTTATCCAACAATGCCAGCATCAGTTTAATCATaaatcacacacacacacacacaaaaaaaaaaaaagaatccataAAACAGAATTTGTACTTTCCACAAGGAACAGCGCTCAATTGCTACCTTAACACAAAATAGTAAAAGGTTTCTCATATCTAGAACAAGAAGCATGAACTATCAAATATCTGATAAAAGTATGTCTTAACATTAATTCAAAGGTCTCTATATTATGAATCGGTCAATTCAAATTAATAGACTTAAACAGTTTGAGAAACTTATCTGATGGTCCTTTCACATAGGGAAAAAAACTATAGGCTTGCAACAGCAATTCCATTGGATGcagaacaaaaatatttagaCACACAGCAAAACTTAACCACCAATGAACAAGTAACACACGCCAATATTGAACAGTGGTTGCAGGCAGAGACATAATAGCACATGAAAACTTCAGATACTCAATCAGAATACTCGGTACTCTACTATTCTGAGAGTATATCTTATGAAACTAGTATATGCTAGAAGTTACCAACATACTAGTGAACCATACACTCGAATGATAGTCTTTCTTGAAAACCAATATAAAATATAGAAGTAGAATACATGAATACAATAAGAACTAGTACCAAATTAAGATGAAGCTTGTCTTTAACTGTGTTGCCTTAAGTAGCACAAGAGCACATAATAAATAAGTGCAAAATAATACCTGTGCCCCCACTTCCAGAAGCTTCAATATTAATGAAAGCACCAATTGTGCTGTTCCATTTATGTGTCTTAATAAAACCATGTGAGCCCTGGTTAAACAGCATCGAAGACGGGAGAGGTGAGTTGCTTCATTGGATTTGTTATACGAACAAATCAACAAACAAAATCGACACAAGGTTTATAATTTCTTTTAGATTCTGCTTTGTTAAATCCACTTTTTATCAATTTTTATTCcacaagaagaaggaaaaaatattTGGAGGACTTTGATGTTTCTTTTCTGTGACAGATAGACTATTGGTAGGATTAGACTATTACTAGGTTGGCCAACTCTACAATTCTTTTGCGCCAAGATAAATGAAATTATGAAAAGCTTCATAGAGGTAATCTCCTTGCAGATGAGAAGATTGAAGTTATCCAGCCCTAAGTACAAAATTAGCTCAGACTAAACTAAAGCACAGCCAACTAAAAAGCACTTCCAGTATTGAAATAACTCCCAGCACAACAATTATCATTTTCATTAATACATTATATACATATGGCCAAGTGGTCAAGCAATTAGGTGATAACTGACAGTAACATACCAAAAGAAAAAGTTCTTCTGCACCATTGAAAAGGAAAATCACCGGTCGAGGAGGTACCCACCCAGAGTCAATGATGAGTCGTGATAGCTCAAGCATAGATGCTGGACAAGAAAAATCCATAAGAAGTCTGAATCATAAGAACAAGGTCTATGTTCAGAAAATAGACATTTGTACTTACCAACACAAGAACCACAATCTGCCGCACCAGGAGATCCAAGTGGACTGTCAAAATGCCCGTTCACCAAAAAGGATGGATCATCATCTTCTGAAACATTTGATGAAATCCTGTAATTAATTGTTATATCTTAGAAAATAATTTGACTCTTCAGAAAGAATATACAAGATAAACAGATTATTCCCCATATTAGAACCCAAACCATAGTTAAAGTGGCCTGTGCTAGTAACGGATTCTGACCTACATTAGATTATTATATGAATTCAACCATATAAGCCATGGGAAAACACCGACACAAACCATGCTAGCATTTTGTGGTGAAGCAAGGTTGGAACGGGATGGAGTTTTGGGAATATTCAGGGTGCTTCTGCAAACTCTTCACTTAGAGGTGATGTGACTCAAATTAGGCTGGTCAATTTTCCAGCTTGGTAACCGGTTCATCCTTTGACCAGCTCGATTGACAGTTTCTGGTAATTGCAGGGTGGTTCAACAGATGAATGGTTAGTacttattatgcatctagatagcCTGGTTACACTCCTACCATATGGTTATGCAAATGAACTGTATCCACTGCTTCTTCTAAAATGATCCAAGTGAACCAGACTCAATGCAATTTCCAGTTTTAGTCCATATACTTGAAGAAGATTGTAGAGGCAAAATTAAGAATACATCCTAAATTAACACAAAAGTTCTACGTTAAACATTTTAGGAAGGTATGCTTACAAACGCACACTTTAGATAAATTGTACTAACAATATGAATGGCATGCATGAAAGTTAATGTTGACCTAGGGAGAAATATTGAATTGAGTTGGTTTTAATTGTTTCTTGTGTTTGATAAAATTTTAAGCCACCTAACTAAATGGAGTTGAAATTTTAGATGAAAAAGAATTTCTCATAAGATGGGAGAGCAAAATCACGAGTGTACCTCATGACAATATTCTTATGATTCCTGTAGCCTAGGGTTACTCTATGACGTAGAAACATCATGCTGAAAGAGCCGCTAACAAGCATTTCATCAACCTCTATTCTGCAATGGGAAACGAAAAGCGATGTCAATAACAGATGATAAGTAGAAATGAAACTGCATAAAACTTGTTCTATCAGATTACCGAAAATTGGGCCAACATATTCATTCACTCCAATACAATATGTACTAAACAAACACTTTGACAGGGTGACTTGGAAATCATAGGATTTCAGCTATTCCAACCAAATTACAAAACCACTGAAAAAACCTAGTGCAATATACTGATGGTGCTAAGCAGATAGAAGGATGTGCCCTTGATAATAATATTGGCCAATCGGAGGGCTTCAAATGTTAATTTCAAGCTACCATGGATCTGGCCCTGCTTATTTGTTCTGCTTGGACCACGCTTTCTGTCCTTTTTTGTCCTAAAGACGAATCAGTTGAGCATCTCACAAACTGAGTCCACGTAGCAGATACACTGTTAATGTTAGCAGCTCACTAAGCATACAGGCCGATACTTCATCGCATTCCAACTTTAATAGATCCCGATTTAATGCGATACTAGGCCCAAGACGCATTCCAGCGAGCAACCATCGGGCAGGACCACAACTCAACACCCGAGAACAGCAAAACTATCGCTATCACTGGAACCGCGGAGCAGAGCAGGCATTGGAGGATCCAAATCAACCAAAAGAGCAGGGGGAAAAAAGCAGGCGAGGGGCGACGGGGGAGATTCACCTGTACTCCGGgcccgcgcgcgcggcgaggcCCTCGAGCTCCCCCTTGATGTACTGCGCCGCGGCCTCCAACCCCGGGCTCCcctcctgcagcagcagcagcagcagcaaaacaCAGCGGCAAACGAATCAGCACCCCGGCGACGAACCACGAGCGGGCAGGTGGGGCGGACCTGGCGGCCGGGGATGtcgacggcgaggcggtggaggtggcggagcACGCGGCCCTCGGAGAAGTCCcccggcggcgcgtcggcgcCCAGCGGCGCGACGTGGCGCATGTGGATGACGCGGTAGGCGAGGAGCGAGAGAGCGCCGTAGAGCGCGGCCAGCGCGAGCAGCACGCGCACGGAGTCCCCGGAGCCCGcgacgcccgcgccggccgcggcgggggcggggcgccggcgcggcggcgcgcgggtggcCATCGGATGCGGCGGGGAAGGGAGCGGGCGGGtcagcctcggcggcgccgccgcgatcGTCGCGACGCGCGAGCGAGCGAGGATTCGGAAGGGGCGTGGCGCTGTGCGGGGGACCCTCGTGACCCCGGCGGCCGCTGCGATTCTGCGAACGGGAAGATTTGGTTTGACTTGGTTCGTGGGAGGCGAGCTGAGGcctgggggtggggggtggtTTCAGAGTTGGTGCGATGGCGGGGGCCGGCCGCCGTGGGCCCGTGGTGCCGTGCGTAGGGAGGTCTTGGGCGGGCCGGAAATTCTTGACCCGGGAAAGCATACCGTGCGTGACGGAGACGGCCAGTTTGGACGGGGACGCAGGAAGTCGCTGTTTTGGGTGGAAAATCCTCGCCAGTCCAGCTCGTGTTTCAGGGACGGGGCTCCTCTAACTGTAGGCCCCTGCTTTGAGTCACGGCACGCGGGGCCAAACGTGCTTGATTCATGTGGCAGTGACTTAAAAGTTAGAGGAGCTAAAGTGAGAGGATCTACTTCCGCTTTCAGGCTATCTCAAACGTATTTTTAGgtgaaaaaatatttaaaagCATCTTCAGGATATTACTCATTCTCTATAACCAATACAttttctctctccctcaccaataatattttttatattttgtaACTAGTGCTGTAGCAAATTACCAAAACACCTCATACCCATGAATAGGGTAGAGGGATGAATCCCTTTCATTTGGGTGGGAGGGAGGTGTGTTTTAGTGATCATCAATTTTGTTTTAGTAATAGGGATCGGATTGGTAATCTGCTGGAGGATCTCTCATCAAAAAAGACAAGTTTTCAGTATTGAGGATAAGAAGGAGTAATCTGCCTAGTAAATCGGCCTATGTACTTCTTTAGTCCCCAAGTTATTTTAACTTTATTTAAGGTCAAAACATTTAAAGTTtatcaaaattataaaaaaaattaatatctACAATATCAaaaataagtatcattagatttaTTATTACATatttttcatagtatatctaatTATTATTGTAAAtaatgcatattattttttgTAAATTTAGTCAAACTCGAGATGGTTTGACTTAGTAAAAAAGGAATGATATTCTTTTTAGAGGAATGGAGTGCATAGTGGTATGGGGatatttattttacttttaAAAAGTAAAACCTTATTTGTCTAAAAATATATCTACTTTTGTTTTAGAAATTGACCAAATTAGCATTTGCTATAGCCATTTTGGTCATTGGCACTTTGTTATTCTTTCGGATGGTACTTAAATGCTCTATCGCTCCTCAGCCACAATGTATCAAGTAATCAACAAACACAACCCAAAGTAAAAGCAACCCTCTCAAATATTTTGTGGCATCATCACGTGGACAAGGACTTTGTCCTATAAATAAAGAAGAATATATAATGTTCCAGTAGTGAACCCAAATGTTAATTGTATTATACTAGATTTTATTTagttttacttctgctatagCCACCCCTAAAAAAAAGGAGGTTAGGTGGAAAACCACCAATTTTGTGAAATACGAAGAAAGCACCTCAACAACATGTGATGCAATTTTAAAAAATGCAATGGAAGTGAAAATCGAAGTGACACATTATGGGTTCATATAAATTTTCAAGATCAAAATTGATTTATTTTGAAAGATATGAAATAGTGAACAACAAAAATGAACAATGTTGAAACAAAACTACTATTtattcatttttttccattttgtaatCTCCAATCCGGCATATAGTACCTTTAACAAAAAGACTTCTTGAAGGATCTAGGACCCTAAGCATTGTGCTTTGGTGagttttggtgattaatgacatCTGAATGTAGTAAGACTAACTATTTCCATGAGTTGATATGTTAGGTTGAGTTCTGGCATCAAGATAAGGGTTGATAGCTCATTGGTCGAGGAGCAACAAGTTGAGGttgtgattgatgacaacaagATATCATGTGTCGATGGATAGTCATTGAGAAGGTGTGAAGAAATATGAACATcatgagttgatggagatcaaaaGCATGGGCATGAAGATTTTGTGATCAACAAGTATATGATGTTGAATGAAGTGAATGAGAAAGAGAGTACACTGAAGATGTGGGAAACAAAGTGGTTTCACGTGGCAAGATGGTGAAGGGCAACCAAGACTCAACTGCGATGGACCATGCAAGGGTGAAGAGCAAGCAAAGAGCAAGCAAGAGGCTTGGCGCCGATGGACCAAGGCAGTGGTGAAGGGCGAGTAAATGCTTGGAACCAATGTACCATGAGAGGCCATATGAAGCTATGAGTGATCCACATCAATCATATGAAGAATGTAAGAAGATAAGTAGTCACGTAGATTGAAGAAATGAAAATGAAGGATCATCATGTGTTGATGAGAGTCAAATGATGtggtgagaagttagaagatggAAATCATGTGTTGACCGACATCAAGTGTATTGATGAGATGAAATGGACGGAGTCTATGTGTTGATGAACATCAAGTGCCCTGAAGAAATGATGGTAATGGACATAATATGCATATTAGCATCAAGCTAGACCCAAGTGGATTTGCTTAAGGCAAAGGTATGAAATGTAGGGCCTTTTATTTTTGCCAGTCTTAGTGATTAGTGGAGAAAAGACCGATTGATAAGATAGAATGCCATACTATTAAGAGGGGTCTTGATAATACTTGAGTCTTTACTAGGTGTtgaaaagctcaattttggatATGCATACTAGTCTTGGCTTGGAACCGGTAGTTTGATAAGTCGCTTAGTAAGTGGTTGATGGTAATGGTTTATTGTGCATCTTGGATTGCAATTTTGCTTTGATACAATGTGTTTTGGGTCAAACATTCAGTTAGCATGTGTAGCCCTCTGAACAATCTTTCCATAGAGTTCAAGATCACCTAATTTGGACATCGGAGCTAAAAGTTATGGCCGTTTTACCAAGCTTCAGTTATGCTGAAAATGGACCCACGGACAGTCCGCCGGTATCGATTTTGAAGTTGGATAGTAACATGTTGATTCTGTGTTCAAGATAGAAATGAACAGCGGGCGGTGCGCCGGTATAGATTTCGAGGTTGAACGAAGTCTAGATATGTCTATGGCCCATCTATGTGTTTTGGAATGATGAAATGCGGATGGTCTGCCCCTGTAAGGGCGGATGGTTCGCCAACTCTGCAACGGTCAACTTCAAGATGCATTTATTGATAATATAGCCGTTGGGTTTGAACGGTGGACGGTCCGCGAAAACAAAGCATTTCAGTCTGCTTGAATGTAATGGCTAGTTTTGGAGGGTTGGCCTATATATACCCGGTTTCCTACGTGTTTGGCAAGGGGTTAGGCATCCATTTGAGCATTCTTGAGCTTGTGCAAGTCCTCCCCATGAGTTTGTGCATGTGTTGCACATAAGAGAGGGTGAGAGGCAAGATTCAAGTGCATTTGCATAAGAGATTGAGCTTTAGACACTTGGTGGAGGGTCAAGTGTGTTTTGACTTATTAGTATTGGTGTTTGCCGACACCTAGACGGCGTGGTTGTGCTGTGATCTGGTGATCTTCTCAAGAGAAGCTTGTGAGAAGGCTTGGTGTGCTTATGAGAGGCATTGTGCTCACCTCACCGGAGTGGTGAAGAGCAATTCTAGTGGAATCAAGGTGTGGAGTGGTTCTTTGATCCAAGCCGGCTCAAGATCAAGCGGAGTCTTGATAGAGGTGCGGTTGGAAcattgaatccacctcaacGTGAATTAGGGTGACCGGCAAGTCACCGAGACCACGGGAAAAAAATTCGATCTCTCCATTGTGGTTTGTCTACTTGAGCTTATTTACTTTTGCAATTACTTTCAAGCAATTTACATCACTAGATGAACTTGAATTGCTTGCTTGTCACCCTAGAATTGCAAACCTTGATCTAGACATAGGGTGTTGTTGCACACAGTTGAGACTTTGAATTTTGGGGGTGTAGTCATGTTTTAGCCGATCATTTTAATTCTATATCTTTATTGGCTAAGCCTTGTCAGAATTTTTAGGACcgactattcaccccctctagtCGGCCTCCTCGATCCTACACTTCTACATTTTATGTATAAGTACTTTCAACGGTTTAACTTAATCATGTTTCTGACATAATATGTTACACTATCCCACTTTATTTGATATTAGGAAACTTAATCATGTTTCTTTTACAAAACGAACCAAATTGATATTATTGTAGCCATTTTGGTTGTCAAGACATTTAACTTTTTATCATCCTTACGGATGGCGCTATGTTACCGTTCATCTGCAACATATGAAGCAATCAAAAAACACACCTCAAAAGCGAAAGCAATCCTTCAAATATTTTGTGGCATCATCATGTGGGTCATAGTAGCCATGTTCTAGGAACATTGGAACGAGGAACGAGGACTTTAAGAAACCATGGTACAAAAGGGGAGGTGC from Setaria italica strain Yugu1 chromosome II, Setaria_italica_v2.0, whole genome shotgun sequence encodes the following:
- the LOC101769412 gene encoding endoplasmic reticulum metallopeptidase 1, with the protein product MATRAPPRRRPAPAAAGAGVAGSGDSVRVLLALAALYGALSLLAYRVIHMRHVAPLGADAPPGDFSEGRVLRHLHRLAVDIPGRQEGSPGLEAAAQYIKGELEGLAARAGPEYRIEVDEMLVSGSFSMMFLRHRVTLGYRNHKNIVMRISSNVSEDDDPSFLVNGHFDSPLGSPGAADCGSCVASMLELSRLIIDSGWVPPRPVIFLFNGAEELFLLGSHGFIKTHKWNSTIGAFINIEASGSGGTDLVCQSGPGSWPSRVYAQTAKYPMANSVAQDMFGIIPGDTDYRIFAEDITNIPGLDIIFVLGGYFYHTSYDTLENLLPGSIQARGENLFLLVKAFTNSMLLKENEISSKAAKDGIEDSRAVFFDYLTWFLVFYSRDVSVILHSLPIAIFFLVPLFLKFPNISLMSWSVTLLDLIRGMLLHAFGVILAIFIPAGAAALRLLFTKNAMNWFAHPYLAFFMFVPTSLVGLLLPRITWGLSEQTHFWGAFGLYSAITMAYMLAGLSGGFLTFFISMSMLLGRFISSIIKRQWNQQSTKSLVAYVVPMTPCLLYCIYYGGFLIQFLIEKMGMMGSLPKPYGYFVPDVIVGAVVGLVVGWCFGPLAPVAGRWLSKISIIQGLLQITVVALAISSQLFPYSTGAPKRVILQHSYITDGNDVVDSNYGFSVVDANSLEFLFNNAPEAAKWLKDNSELSFEEKYRSDRSSWVALYPVPFLFSGSLKFQARTDEIRKHYQLFPQLLVQKTLSSNGQRTVHLKLSLGSLSEIWTAVLNVTGPLSKWSFADDMLPAPQSVSGGPPSYICRLSGKSDVDWSFWLEANSSESLRIDVAVLDQYIVDSTKKLKSLFPSWADLTAFTTFFSTYYV